From Mycobacteriales bacterium:
GCCGGCCAGACGATCCTGCTGACCACGCACTACATGGAGGAGGCCGACGCCCTCTGCGAGCGGATCGCCATTCTCGATCACGGAAAGGTGCTGGCGCTGGGCAGCCCGGCCGAGCTCAAGACGGGCCTTGGCGCGGACACGGTGATCACCGTCACCCTCGACGCCGAGACCAGTGGCCTCGAAGATGCGGTGGCCGCCATTCCGGGGGTGCGCCGAGTCGAGCGGGAAGGGGCCATGCTGCGGGTCTTCGCCAACCCGCCGGGCGGGGTGCTTGCCCAGCTCGTCGAGGCCGCCTCCCGGATGGGCAGCCTGGTCCGGGACGCGACCAGCCTGCCGCCGAGTCTCGAGACGGTCTTCTTGTCGCTCACCGGTCGGGAGTACCGGGAGTGAGCGACCGAGTGAGCGGCACGATGCTCGGCACGTTCGGGGCGCTGCTGGCTCGAGACGTCAGGGTGCTGCGCCGCGGATTCGGCCAGTTCCTGCTGCGCACCGTGATGCAGCCTTTGCTGTTCGTCTTCGTGTTCGCCTACGTCTTCCCGAAAATCGGGCAGGGGTTTGGCACCAGCCGGGCCGGCGGCGGCGTGTTCACGACGATCCTCGTGCCCGGCCTGATCGCGGTCGCGATCATCGTCCAGGGAATCCAGGCGGTCGCGCTGCCGCTGGTTCAGGAGTTTAGCTACACGAACGAGATCGAGGATCGGATCCTCGCCCCGATCCCGGTCTGGGTGGTCGCTCTCGGCAAGATCGTCGCGGGCGGGGTGCAGTCGGTGATCGCCGCAGCCGTGGTCTTTCCGGTCGTCTACCTGGTGCACGCGCGCGGCGCCGCGCCGAGCGTGCACATCGACAACTGGCCGCTGTTCATTCTCGTCGTCCTCTTCGCCTCACTGCTCGGGGCGTCGCTGGGGCTGTTCATCGGGACCGTTCTCGACCCGCGGAAGATCACTTTGATGTTCGCGGTCATCCTGCTCCCGATGACCTTCCTCGGCTGCATCTACTACCCGTGGGCGACGCTCTCGCCGATCCCGTGGCTCAAATACGCCATCCTCGTCAACCCGCTCGTCTACATGAGCGAGGGGCTGCGTTCCGTCCTCACGCCACAGTTGCCGCACATGCCGATCTGGGGCTTCCTCGCCGCGCTCCTCGGCGGTGGGACCGGGCTCATGCTCATCTCCCTGCGAACCTTCCGACGCCGGGTTGTCACCTGAGCGCGATCTGGCATCCGCCGGGCCCCACCCGCCCGGTTTGCGAACCCCGGTCGTGACTGCCGCGGCCCCGGGCGGCAGGCTTGCCCCGTGAGCGACGAAGATCCGGGCCGCTGGACCGGGCTCGGCGGGGAGATGGTTGCCTCGCTGAGTCGGCTTCAGGGGCATCACGGAGAGTCCCGGGA
This genomic window contains:
- a CDS encoding ABC transporter permease, whose amino-acid sequence is MSDRVSGTMLGTFGALLARDVRVLRRGFGQFLLRTVMQPLLFVFVFAYVFPKIGQGFGTSRAGGGVFTTILVPGLIAVAIIVQGIQAVALPLVQEFSYTNEIEDRILAPIPVWVVALGKIVAGGVQSVIAAAVVFPVVYLVHARGAAPSVHIDNWPLFILVVLFASLLGASLGLFIGTVLDPRKITLMFAVILLPMTFLGCIYYPWATLSPIPWLKYAILVNPLVYMSEGLRSVLTPQLPHMPIWGFLAALLGGGTGLMLISLRTFRRRVVT